Proteins encoded together in one Microbacterium sp. zg-Y625 window:
- a CDS encoding LacI family DNA-binding transcriptional regulator has product MAKTGATTIADVAAHAGVSPATVSRVMNGRFLGDPDVGERVRASAAHLNYSPNHLARSFALGKTKAIAFLVPDLANPAFQTVLAGLSKAAAADGYRVLVADSAESAADEPVLAAEVRSRCDAIVLCAPRMSEDDLERATATLGPVVLMNRSSPRVTAPTLSVDSRAGFELIAQHLYGLGHRRLVYVAGPEGVANANRIKGLGDFAETVEDVTITHVAGGAGSEDGLAAVEAVMSSGATAALAFNDLVAVGLVHGLVERGIRVPDDVSVTGFDDIPFARFLSPSLTTASVPHDVLGTLAWARMQALMAGMPPEHNVVFQPRLEVRRSTAPPPAAE; this is encoded by the coding sequence ATGGCCAAGACAGGTGCGACGACGATCGCCGACGTGGCTGCGCACGCGGGGGTGTCGCCGGCGACGGTGTCCCGCGTCATGAACGGTCGCTTCCTGGGCGATCCCGACGTCGGCGAGCGGGTGCGGGCGTCGGCCGCGCACTTGAACTACTCGCCCAACCACCTGGCGCGCAGCTTCGCGCTCGGAAAGACCAAGGCGATCGCCTTCCTCGTGCCCGACCTCGCCAACCCGGCCTTCCAGACGGTGCTCGCGGGGCTGAGCAAGGCTGCCGCCGCCGACGGCTACCGGGTGCTGGTGGCGGACTCGGCCGAGTCCGCCGCGGATGAGCCGGTGCTGGCCGCCGAGGTGCGCAGCCGCTGCGACGCCATCGTGCTGTGCGCGCCGCGCATGAGCGAGGACGATCTCGAGCGGGCGACGGCGACACTCGGACCCGTGGTGCTGATGAACCGCTCGAGCCCGCGGGTGACTGCGCCCACGCTGTCGGTGGATTCACGGGCCGGGTTCGAGCTGATCGCGCAGCACCTGTACGGGCTGGGCCACCGCCGGCTGGTGTACGTCGCAGGTCCCGAGGGCGTCGCGAACGCCAACCGCATCAAGGGTCTCGGCGACTTCGCCGAGACGGTGGAAGACGTCACGATCACCCACGTCGCCGGGGGCGCGGGCAGCGAAGACGGGCTTGCGGCTGTCGAGGCCGTGATGTCCTCCGGGGCGACCGCGGCGCTCGCGTTCAACGACCTCGTCGCGGTGGGACTCGTGCATGGGCTCGTGGAGCGCGGCATCCGGGTGCCCGACGATGTGTCGGTCACGGGTTTCGACGACATCCCGTTCGCGCGGTTCCTGTCGCCGTCGCTGACGACCGCCTCGGTGCCGCACGACGTGCTGGGCACGCTCGCCTGGGCGCGGATGCAGGCGCTCATGGCGGGGATGCCGCCCGAGCACAACGTCGTCTTCCAGCCCCGCCTGGAGGTGCGCCGCTCGACGGCCCCTCCCCCCGCTGCCGAGTGA
- the rhaS gene encoding rhamnose ABC transporter substrate-binding protein, producing MFAMKRTRRAGIAAALALGVTLAAAGCSGGGGGGTGGGDAGGEDAEVSITMLPKNLGNPYFDTSTGGAEEASEEFGGTFEEVGPSEASPTSQVSYIQTAAQQGVGGLIVSANDPEAICDALDEARSAGVKVVTFDSDTNPECRDLFINQASPEGIAQVQVDLIAEQIGGAGQIAILSASANATNQNTWIELMEEELAASHPDIELVQVVYGDDDDQTSFDRTAALLQTYPELKGIVSPTTVGIAAAARYLSTSDYKGTVALTGLGTPNQMREYVDDGTVTAFALWNPADLGYLAAFATQALVTGEIAGEEGDTFEAGKLGSFEVGPDGGVLLGDPFVFDAENIGDFDF from the coding sequence ATGTTCGCAATGAAGCGCACGCGGCGCGCAGGGATCGCCGCCGCTCTCGCCCTGGGCGTCACGCTCGCCGCCGCAGGATGCTCCGGCGGAGGCGGCGGTGGCACGGGAGGCGGTGACGCCGGCGGCGAGGATGCCGAGGTGTCGATCACGATGCTGCCGAAGAACCTGGGCAACCCGTACTTCGACACCTCGACCGGCGGCGCCGAGGAGGCGTCGGAGGAGTTCGGCGGCACCTTCGAGGAGGTCGGGCCCAGTGAGGCGTCGCCGACGTCCCAGGTCAGCTACATCCAGACCGCGGCGCAGCAGGGGGTAGGCGGGCTCATCGTCTCGGCGAACGACCCCGAGGCCATCTGCGACGCGCTCGATGAGGCGCGGTCGGCCGGCGTCAAGGTCGTCACCTTCGACTCGGACACCAATCCGGAATGCCGCGACCTGTTCATCAACCAGGCGAGCCCCGAGGGCATCGCCCAGGTGCAGGTGGATCTGATCGCGGAGCAGATCGGTGGCGCGGGCCAGATCGCGATCCTCTCGGCTTCGGCTAACGCGACCAACCAGAACACGTGGATCGAGCTGATGGAGGAGGAGCTGGCGGCGAGCCACCCCGACATCGAGCTCGTGCAGGTCGTCTACGGCGACGACGACGACCAGACGTCGTTCGACCGCACGGCGGCGCTGCTGCAGACCTACCCCGAGCTGAAGGGCATCGTGTCGCCGACCACCGTCGGGATCGCCGCGGCCGCGCGGTACCTGTCGACGTCGGATTACAAGGGCACGGTCGCGCTGACCGGCCTCGGCACCCCGAACCAGATGCGCGAGTACGTGGATGACGGCACCGTGACCGCGTTCGCGCTCTGGAACCCGGCCGACCTCGGCTACCTGGCAGCGTTCGCCACGCAGGCGCTCGTGACCGGCGAGATCGCGGGCGAGGAGGGCGACACCTTCGAAGCGGGCAAGCTCGGCTCGTTCGAGGTCGGCCCTGACGGCGGCGTTCTGCTGGGCGACCCGTTCGTGTTCGATGCGGAGAACATCGGCGACTTCGACTTCTGA
- a CDS encoding ABC transporter permease: MTVATETVPVRLYAPHARPAWRRVLLTRESAIIGILLLVVVVALLTVRNFDSPLTVTYLLRDVAPILLIALPMTLIIITEEIDLSVASVVGLASVTTGILTQGGVPFALAAVLAIIVGAIAGALNGFLVTVVGLPSLAVTIGTLALFRGIAVGLLGTTAVTDFPEEWTDLAKANIPGTPIPGIMVPFIVLAIAFAVLLHFTPFGRSLYAIGLNKEAAHFSGIDVGRAKFLLFVMSGTVSGFAGVYFTLLYSNARGDNAMGMELQIIAAVLLGGVSIFGGRGALHGVIAGVLLIGTLGSALRLAGITSDIINVITGVLLIVSVVSASVLAWVHARRTAAVGRRRGLRAAERAGGRGPGRAPQG, from the coding sequence ATGACCGTCGCGACCGAGACCGTCCCGGTGCGGCTGTACGCCCCGCACGCCCGCCCGGCGTGGCGCCGCGTGCTGCTCACGCGCGAGTCGGCGATCATCGGCATCCTGCTGCTCGTCGTCGTCGTCGCGCTCCTCACGGTGCGCAACTTCGACAGCCCGCTGACGGTGACCTACCTGCTGCGGGACGTCGCGCCGATCCTGCTCATCGCGCTGCCGATGACGCTCATCATCATCACCGAGGAGATCGACCTGTCGGTGGCATCCGTCGTCGGGCTCGCCAGCGTGACGACCGGCATCCTCACTCAGGGCGGCGTGCCGTTCGCGCTAGCGGCGGTGCTCGCGATCATCGTCGGGGCGATCGCCGGAGCGCTGAACGGGTTCCTCGTCACCGTCGTCGGACTGCCGTCGCTCGCCGTCACGATCGGCACGCTGGCGCTGTTCCGTGGCATCGCCGTGGGGCTCTTGGGCACGACGGCCGTCACGGACTTCCCCGAGGAATGGACCGACCTCGCCAAAGCCAACATCCCCGGCACACCGATCCCCGGGATCATGGTGCCCTTCATCGTGCTGGCCATCGCCTTCGCGGTGCTGCTGCACTTCACTCCGTTCGGCCGGTCGCTCTACGCCATCGGTCTCAACAAGGAGGCGGCCCACTTCTCGGGTATCGACGTCGGGCGGGCGAAGTTCCTGCTGTTCGTGATGTCGGGGACGGTGTCGGGCTTCGCAGGCGTCTACTTCACGCTGCTGTACTCCAACGCGCGCGGCGACAACGCGATGGGGATGGAGCTGCAGATCATCGCCGCGGTACTGCTGGGCGGGGTGTCGATCTTCGGCGGACGCGGGGCACTGCACGGCGTCATCGCCGGCGTGCTGCTGATCGGCACGCTCGGCAGCGCTCTGCGCCTGGCGGGGATCACCAGTGACATCATCAACGTCATCACCGGCGTGCTGCTGATCGTCTCGGTCGTCTCGGCCAGCGTGCTGGCCTGGGTGCACGCCCGCCGCACCGCCGCCGTCGGCCGGCGGCGGGGGCTGCGCGCCGCGGAGCGCGCCGGCGGACGGGGGCCGGGGCGCGCGCCGCAGGGGTGA
- a CDS encoding ABC transporter permease has translation MSATLTRPAPAGGAAGAVVRRVARARETGIALALIIVIVAATAANPGFVFSGDGFRDLLLTPSLLLLVAVGQAFVIITRSVDLSVGSIVGLTAYLTGRLFIDIPGIPMIAVFFGGILLGGLLGAINGMLVAWAKVPALVITLGTMYVYRGLNVAWTGSDRINASDLPRNFRGLGTEQLLGIPVLTVIAVVVLIAAAWYLRNTRGGREFYAIGSDPSAAHLYGLKVSSRIITAFVVSGALSGLAGVLYAARYGTVSSAAGTGWELQAIGAAVIGGVAISGGVGTVWGAAIGAFLLLTINRALPILGIDDFWQRAVVGVLIIGSIVLDRVLAVRQHRRLVAQREEAR, from the coding sequence ATGAGCGCGACCCTGACCCGCCCGGCCCCCGCCGGCGGCGCCGCCGGCGCCGTGGTGCGCCGCGTCGCCCGCGCCCGCGAGACCGGCATCGCGCTGGCGCTCATCATCGTCATCGTGGCGGCGACCGCCGCCAACCCCGGGTTCGTCTTCTCGGGCGACGGGTTCCGCGACCTGCTCCTCACCCCGTCGCTGCTGCTGCTCGTGGCCGTCGGCCAGGCCTTCGTCATCATCACCCGCAGCGTCGACCTGTCGGTCGGCTCGATCGTCGGGCTCACCGCCTACCTCACCGGGCGGCTCTTCATCGACATTCCCGGCATCCCGATGATCGCGGTCTTCTTCGGCGGCATCCTGCTCGGCGGGCTGCTCGGTGCGATCAACGGCATGCTCGTGGCCTGGGCCAAGGTGCCGGCGCTCGTGATCACCCTCGGCACGATGTACGTCTACCGGGGCCTCAACGTCGCGTGGACGGGGTCGGACCGCATCAACGCGTCGGATCTGCCGCGGAACTTCCGCGGCCTCGGCACCGAGCAGCTGCTCGGCATCCCGGTGCTCACCGTGATCGCCGTCGTCGTGCTGATCGCCGCGGCCTGGTACCTGCGCAACACCCGGGGTGGGCGCGAGTTCTACGCCATCGGCTCGGACCCGTCGGCCGCGCACCTCTACGGCTTGAAGGTCAGCAGCCGGATCATCACGGCGTTCGTGGTGTCGGGCGCGCTGTCGGGGCTCGCGGGTGTGCTGTACGCCGCGCGGTACGGCACGGTGAGCTCGGCCGCGGGCACGGGGTGGGAGCTGCAGGCGATCGGCGCGGCCGTCATCGGCGGCGTCGCGATCTCGGGCGGCGTCGGCACGGTGTGGGGCGCGGCGATCGGGGCGTTCCTGCTGCTGACGATCAACCGGGCGCTGCCGATTCTCGGCATCGACGACTTCTGGCAGCGCGCCGTCGTCGGCGTGCTCATCATCGGGTCGATCGTGCTCGATCGCGTGCTCGCGGTGCGTCAGCACCGAAGACTCGTCGCCCAACGTGAGGAGGCCCGATGA
- a CDS encoding sugar ABC transporter ATP-binding protein — protein sequence MASAADQTGHPALVLRRVVKSFGAVVALRSGSLALDFGSIHALIGENGAGKSTLVKIIAGLYRRDSGDVLLNGEPVDFGSTAQSKAAGIAVIYQEPTLFPDLSVTENIFMGRQPVTRLGRIDRKAMRDETERLFARLGVSLDPDRITEGLSIADQQIIEIAKAISLDARVLIMDEPTAALSGVEVERLFAVARSLRDEGRALLFISHRFDEVFALCDTVTVMRDGSYVDTTAIADTTVDELVRQMVGRDVTDLFPKLPAEVGEVVLDVRGLTRAGVFRDVSFQLRAGEIVGLAGLVGAGRSEVARAVFGVDAYESGSVVLHGSALPKGNPRVAIARGIALVPEDRRRQGLVLDDGVSRNITLAIRSRLARWGLIWTGAENRAAKLWASRLEVKAAALDTEAGTLSGGNQQKVVLSKWLATEPTVLIVDEPTRGIDVGTKAEVHRLLSELAQQGIAILMISSELPEVLGMADRVLVMREGRLTGEFARSEATPEAIMFAATADAGAEAAA from the coding sequence ATGGCATCCGCAGCCGACCAGACGGGGCACCCTGCCCTGGTGCTCCGGCGCGTCGTCAAGTCGTTCGGCGCCGTGGTGGCGCTGCGCTCGGGCAGCCTCGCGCTGGACTTCGGCTCGATCCACGCACTCATCGGCGAGAACGGCGCCGGCAAGTCCACGCTCGTGAAGATCATCGCGGGGCTCTACCGCCGCGACTCGGGCGACGTCCTGCTGAACGGCGAGCCCGTCGACTTCGGCAGCACGGCTCAGTCCAAGGCGGCCGGCATCGCCGTGATCTACCAGGAGCCGACCCTCTTCCCCGACCTGTCGGTCACCGAGAACATCTTCATGGGGCGCCAGCCCGTCACCCGCCTCGGGCGCATCGACCGCAAGGCGATGCGCGACGAGACCGAGCGGCTCTTCGCACGCCTCGGCGTCTCGCTCGACCCCGACCGCATCACCGAGGGTCTGTCGATCGCCGATCAGCAGATCATCGAGATCGCCAAAGCCATCTCATTGGATGCCAGGGTGCTCATCATGGACGAGCCGACCGCCGCCCTGTCGGGTGTGGAGGTCGAGCGGCTCTTCGCGGTGGCGCGGAGCCTGCGCGACGAGGGCAGGGCGCTGCTGTTCATCTCACACCGGTTCGACGAGGTCTTCGCCCTGTGCGACACCGTGACGGTCATGCGCGACGGCTCCTACGTCGACACGACGGCGATCGCCGACACCACGGTCGACGAGCTCGTGCGCCAGATGGTCGGCCGCGACGTCACCGACCTCTTCCCCAAACTCCCCGCCGAGGTCGGCGAGGTCGTTCTCGACGTGCGCGGCCTCACCCGCGCCGGGGTGTTCCGCGACGTGTCCTTCCAGCTGCGCGCCGGTGAGATCGTGGGGCTGGCCGGCCTCGTCGGAGCCGGACGCAGCGAGGTCGCCCGTGCCGTCTTCGGCGTCGACGCGTATGAGAGCGGATCGGTCGTTCTGCACGGTTCGGCCCTCCCCAAGGGGAACCCGCGCGTGGCGATCGCCCGCGGCATCGCGCTGGTGCCGGAGGACCGCCGCCGGCAGGGGCTCGTGCTCGACGACGGGGTCTCCCGCAACATCACCCTCGCCATCCGCTCGCGACTGGCGCGCTGGGGCCTCATCTGGACGGGCGCGGAGAACCGCGCCGCCAAGCTCTGGGCGAGCCGACTCGAAGTGAAGGCCGCAGCCCTCGACACCGAGGCGGGCACCCTGTCGGGCGGCAATCAGCAGAAGGTGGTGCTGAGCAAATGGCTCGCCACCGAGCCGACGGTGCTGATCGTCGACGAGCCCACGCGCGGCATCGACGTCGGCACAAAGGCCGAGGTGCACCGGCTGCTCAGCGAACTCGCGCAGCAGGGGATCGCGATCCTCATGATCTCGTCCGAGCTGCCGGAGGTGCTGGGCATGGCCGACCGGGTGCTCGTCATGCGCGAGGGGCGCCTCACCGGAGAGTTCGCCCGCAGCGAGGCGACACCCGAGGCGATCATGTTCGCGGCGACGGCGGATGCCGGTGCGGAGGCGGCGGCATGA
- a CDS encoding LacI family DNA-binding transcriptional regulator — protein sequence MPASIRDVAVRAGVSVGTVSNVLNRPGEVSAESVERVTRAIEDLGYVRNDAARKLRAGVSTTVGFVVLDGQNPFYTDVVRGAEDEATRHGIAILYGNTDEDPGREKVYLDLFQEQQVRGLLIAPYGDITARLQRLRSGGIPAVLVDRFSADGRFSSVSVDSVAGGRLAVEHLIAGGRRRIAFVGGPFDIRQVNDRLAGARAAADNASERVGLEVIATSGMTVEEGVAAGARVLARPRREWPDALFAANDLLALGLLQSLVVDGRAVVPGDIALIGFDDIPFAAAAAVPLSSIRQPSRMIGRTALRVLLEEAADPDSVPRQTVFPPELVVRASTAGR from the coding sequence ATGCCGGCGAGCATCCGCGACGTGGCAGTGCGCGCGGGCGTGTCCGTGGGCACCGTCTCGAACGTGCTCAACCGTCCGGGCGAGGTGTCCGCCGAGTCGGTGGAGCGGGTGACCCGGGCCATCGAAGACCTGGGGTACGTGCGCAACGACGCGGCGCGCAAGCTGCGGGCCGGGGTCAGCACGACGGTCGGATTCGTGGTGCTCGACGGGCAGAACCCGTTCTACACCGACGTCGTGCGCGGCGCCGAGGACGAGGCCACGCGTCACGGCATCGCGATCCTCTACGGCAACACCGACGAGGATCCGGGGCGCGAGAAGGTGTACCTGGACCTCTTCCAGGAGCAGCAGGTGCGGGGGCTGTTGATCGCCCCGTACGGCGACATCACCGCGCGCCTGCAGCGGCTGCGCTCCGGCGGCATCCCGGCCGTGCTCGTCGATCGCTTCAGCGCCGACGGGCGGTTCTCGTCGGTGTCGGTCGACAGCGTCGCGGGCGGCCGCCTCGCGGTGGAGCACCTCATCGCGGGCGGGCGACGGCGCATCGCGTTCGTCGGGGGGCCGTTCGACATCCGTCAGGTCAACGACCGGCTCGCGGGCGCCCGCGCGGCCGCCGACAATGCGAGCGAGCGGGTGGGGCTGGAGGTCATCGCGACGTCCGGCATGACCGTCGAGGAGGGGGTCGCCGCCGGCGCGCGGGTGCTGGCACGCCCCCGCCGTGAGTGGCCCGACGCGCTCTTCGCCGCCAACGATCTGCTCGCGCTCGGGCTGCTGCAGTCGCTCGTGGTCGACGGACGTGCGGTGGTGCCCGGTGACATCGCGCTGATCGGGTTCGACGACATCCCGTTCGCCGCCGCGGCAGCGGTGCCGCTGTCGTCGATCCGGCAGCCGAGCCGCATGATCGGGCGCACGGCGCTGCGCGTGCTGCTCGAGGAAGCGGCCGATCCCGACAGCGTGCCGCGGCAGACCGTCTTCCCGCCGGAACTCGTCGTGCGGGCGTCGACGGCGGGGCGCTGA
- a CDS encoding transglutaminase family protein, with protein MMRLRIEHATGFAYPGEVSASYNEARMLPVSTENQFVLSSSLDIEPSTSVNQYVDYFGTRVASFDVLSGHSALSITARSLVEVRPRPMENPEMLWEELAAEAQKSITTVEMLVQTPRTAPHPEVLQLARTIVQEHDNPGEAARAIAVAVGEAVEYVYGSTGVHSTAAESWDKRSGVCQDMAHITLGALRSVGIPARYVSGYLHPDPDAEVGVAVVGESHAWVEWFAGDWHGFDPTNNVEIGERHVLVGRGRDYNDVPPLRGVYAGALTSDLHVQVTITREA; from the coding sequence ATGATGCGCCTGCGGATCGAGCACGCCACCGGCTTCGCGTACCCGGGAGAGGTGTCGGCGTCGTACAACGAGGCGCGCATGCTGCCGGTGTCGACCGAGAACCAGTTCGTGCTGAGCTCGTCGCTCGACATCGAGCCCTCGACGAGCGTCAACCAGTACGTCGACTACTTCGGCACGCGCGTCGCATCGTTCGACGTGCTGTCGGGGCACAGCGCCCTCAGCATCACCGCCCGCTCGCTCGTCGAGGTGCGTCCGCGGCCGATGGAGAACCCCGAGATGCTCTGGGAGGAGCTCGCTGCCGAGGCCCAGAAGTCGATCACCACCGTGGAGATGCTCGTGCAGACACCCCGCACGGCGCCACACCCCGAGGTGCTGCAGCTGGCCCGCACGATCGTGCAGGAGCACGACAACCCCGGTGAAGCCGCCCGCGCGATCGCCGTGGCCGTGGGCGAGGCCGTCGAATACGTCTACGGCAGCACGGGTGTGCACTCCACTGCAGCGGAGTCGTGGGACAAGCGGTCGGGTGTGTGCCAGGACATGGCCCACATCACCCTCGGCGCGCTCCGGTCGGTCGGGATTCCGGCCCGCTACGTCTCGGGATACCTGCACCCCGACCCCGATGCCGAGGTGGGGGTCGCCGTGGTGGGGGAGTCCCACGCGTGGGTGGAGTGGTTCGCCGGGGACTGGCACGGGTTCGACCCGACCAACAACGTCGAGATCGGCGAGCGGCACGTGCTCGTGGGCCGTGGCCGCGATTACAACGACGTCCCTCCGCTGCGCGGCGTCTACGCCGGCGCACTGACGAGCGACCTGCACGTGCAGGTGACGATCACCCGCGAGGCCTGA